The following coding sequences lie in one Fusarium poae strain DAOMC 252244 chromosome 1, whole genome shotgun sequence genomic window:
- a CDS encoding hypothetical protein (TransMembrane:3 (o526-543i1622-1641o1661-1684i)~BUSCO:1101at5125), with translation MRPSIGEDVTAQTARRIPGPPRDVGLDNGDDSINDAPAMAGADAVDDGSLDDSDGPDRHLTPVPIGNGSVGNRYREIMQQQHQDSSDVSSLGGSSLHGLPKRAGSPIDSVLSGPDDTPSIQGSFVSSPGSSVLPSVASRPGLSSPSPSFRPFDRRFQSRISSSNINTPRSSSPAFPFLSSHSRNVSLSSQFLLDQADLETPTPPWEVVRWTKLRKLNGHAFSEAGKRNFGSPTCLAVSATIVLGTSKGIILVFDYNQNLKMIIGPGTKAVESGPITAIAISADHTTIAGGHASGNIFTWDTSRASRPFLTIPHLEPAQLQNRTVDGHVPDVAIIHLGFLGTRHTALVSADNRGMAFSHLATRGTGALGRTVKTHRILGRYPDAPLPAGKTVKPSTVLAFAPLPLGNVECSTDTLGLTAMLTPYLLVIVSTTPVAQTQHKSARPKDVPPHSAMTGCLAWFPAVKLKLPDPHTGSDISKVKLAYCWSNILTVLDVDEHPREDKDQPPSYRFKARNRWKCEEAIVAVQWLSRSVLAVLTISQRMIVLEDRSMRMTEGFDLVQKYIYHADLFSEQLHTLVEQLDENDSSMHGVVADAFYMSFKAYKGRIFLLGFNEVSIGALSNWADRLIAMMENGDYMGAIQLATSYYTGDADKLTVGLPEDSSLRHTMVRDKIMEIISASLKYAFGQREKEPESYDDDHMKQLADTCFTACQAVGNQDFLFEEMYEWYEDADIAGIFLECLEPCILEKTITMVPPSIVKDLVQHYVSRGWESRLEEMICHMETATLDLDQTTLLCKQHSLYDALIYVWNQGIGDYITPMIDLLSLLIPLMVDGDFTVNNPADDFFSINAFKIFPYLSYTLTGRVYPNDQTMSEEMAARAKSEIYWFFFSGRTITWPKGSRNEFRTIPSSDSQPSFPYLRMILKLDAPSFLSALNEAFEDSFLNDSNDHYMNGNSKGDLPEEQIFGQTINRQYVLSILLDVMNPNDFAPEDTIYLDMFIARNLPKFPQYLLFSGTTLSRVLTGLCNYPGQDLAEDAQLSAEYLLSIYHPSDMPDLMPLFKNAGFYRILKRIYKTDKQYDNLVQTYFEDPEDQELVFDCLRECLRPQSGLTGRQTQEVLKVVRGHARDLLELEPTLTAKTLAEQDVALHQHVIDSAQDAPDLQHTYLKTLLEPEEPTADTRLTAARDLVEQYVQLMCKFEPSHVSDYVGIVQSADLRLEKLLPTMEDTGVIDAAVVLMAREGQVKDAMDRLVKHLKTLESAMHGLLTGAEERNSGPSLGYAAEELFEGLQKYVHVGIWLCQGQTKSLSKRSKVVQRGSKPAVETLSSDEALWLSLIEACVQITKDLSPALNSAAEQNTSDDEFDEEKLVALLRSLVQHTFTALLTTTSSQTTSQPGSKLLSNAGSNLSFLRILRAFLTQAAASSPNLADLRGVLASIFSAYAYEESILKLSNRLLERSLFVDVNQSVELRQRGWRPRGSTCEACSRRVWGPGVAGTSVFEAWEDKQAIEEKRRKERQADAAERAKGDGGETDLKAKANMSLSSDEEDEILSDAQSEGSSEEDSPPRQLSQNLFAPPFYGRPPTPLPPSPSLTSLLRPSRPTTPDASDDDAIAPVPRAAPKVPTYEYYGFVLYLFSSLTFLIYLLWGYLPSPFLHALGIEYYPNRWWALAIPAFIVMTVVYIYVALAAYNTEMLTVPLSSVETVVDGAGKLAEIDAKGRLKGSRNRERKVQADGRLRWREIWSEGTDAVMDIPLAGVCEVLYGEGRDEEGYVDDD, from the exons GCAGCGTTCTCCCATCTGTAGCTTCTCGTCCCGGCCTAAGCAGTCCCTCACCATCATTCCGACCTTTCGACCGACGATTCCAATCGCGAATTTCCTCctctaatataaatactccTCGCTCATCGTCTCCGGCATTTCCCTTTCTTTCTAGCCACAGCCGTAATGTCTCCCTAAGCTCGCAATTCCTCCTCGACCAAGCCGATCTTGAAACACCAACGCCGCCATGGGAGGTTGTTCGTTGGACCAAACTACGGAAACTTAACGGCCATGCATTCTCCGAAGCAGGAAAAAGAAACTTTGGATCACCGACGTGTCTCGCAGTGTCAGCAACAATAGTACTCGGAACGTCCAAGGGTATAATATTAGTGTTTGATTATAACCAAAACCTCAAAATGATCATTGGACCAGGAACAAAAG CTGTTGAATCTGGGCCAATCACTGCCATAGCGATATCTGCAGATCATACTACAATTGCAGGAGGACATGCGAGCGGCAATATATTTACTTGGGATACAAGTCGCGCCTCAAGACCATTTTTAACAATACCTCACTTGGAGCCTGCTCAGCTTCAGAACCGCACGGTGGATGGACATGTGCCTGATGTCGCCATCATTCATCTCGGTTTCCTAGGAACTCGCCATACAGCACTTGTTTCAGCCGACAACCGGGGAATGGCCTTCTCACATCTTGCAACTAGAGGAACAGGTGCACTTGGAAGAACTGTGAAGACTCATCGAATTCTTGGTCGGTATCCAGATGCGCCATTACCTGCAGGCAAGACAGTCAAGCCCAGCACTGTCCTTGCGTTTGCACCTCTGCCCCTGGGCAACGTTGAATGTTCAACAGATACTCTTGGCCTGACAGCTATGCTGACCCCCTATCTCCTTGTTATCGTTTCGACTACACCTGTCGCGCAAACTCAACACAAGTCGGCGCGACCTAAAGATGTTCCTCCACACAGCGCCATGACAGGATGTTTGGCATGGTTTCCCGCTGTCAAGCTGAAATTGCCAGATCCTCATACTGGAAGTGATATTTCAAAAGTGAAGCTTGCTTACTGTTGGTCGAACATCCTGACAGTGCTAGACGTGGACGAACATCCACGTGAGGATAAGGATCAACCTCCATCATACAGATTTAAAGCACGAAATCGATGGAAGTGCGAAGAGGCCATTGTTGCTGTTCAATGGCTTAGTCGATCAGTCCTGGCTGTCCTTACCATATCTCAAAGAATGATTGTTCTTGAGGACAGAAGCATGCGAATGACTGAAGGCTTTGATCTGGTACAAAAATACATATACCATGCAGACTTATTCTCTGAGCAGTTACATACTCTCGTGGAACAGCTTGACGAGAATGATTCTTCTATGCATGGAGTTGTAGCTGATGCCTTTTATATGAGCTTCAAAGCCTACAAGGGTAGAATATTTCTCCTCGGTTTTAATGAAGTCTCTATCGGGGCGTTGTCAAACTGGGCAGACCGACTTATTGCTATGATGGAGAACGGTGACTACATGGGCGCCATCCAGCTTGCTACCTCATATTATACTGGTGATGCCGATAAGCTCACTGTTGGACTGCCAGAAGATTCCTCTCTGCGTCACACTATGGTTCGTGACAAGATTATGGAGATCATTAGCGCTTCCTTGAAGTACGCCTTTGGCCAACGCGAGAAAGAGCCTGAGAGTTACGACGACGATCACATGAAGCAATTAGCGGATACATGTTTTACTGCTTGCCAAGCTGTGGGCAACCAAGATTTTCTCTTTGAGGAGATGTATGAATGGTACGAAGATGCTGATATCGCCGGTATCTTTCTCGAATGTCTCGAGCCCTGCATCCTTGAAAAGACGATCACCATGGTGCCACCAAGCATCGTTAAAGATTTGGTCCAGCACTACGTCAGTCGAGGCTGGGAGAGTAGACTCGAGGAGATGATCTGCCACATGGAGACAGCAactcttgatcttgaccagACTACTCTTCTGTGCAAGCAGCACAGCCTATACGACGCTCTTATATATGTTTGGAACCAAGGCATCGGCGACTATATCACGCCTATGATTGATCTCCTTTCGCTGCTGATTCCTCTCATGGTCGATGGCGACTTCACGGTCAACAACCCAGCAGATGACTTTTTTAGCATCAATGCCTTCAAGATCTTCCCTTACCTGTCTTACACGTTGACGGGAAGAGTGTATCCAAACGATCAGACGATGAGTGAAGAGATGGCTGCAAGGGCCAAATCTGAGATCTACTGGTTTTTCTTTTCGGGAAGGACAATAACGTGGCCCAAAGGCAGCAGGAATGAGTTTCGCACCATCCCCAGCTCCGATTCACAGCCGTCGTTCCCATATCTTCGTATGATTCTCAAGCTGGATGCTCCTAGCTTCCTGAGTGCGTTGAACGAAGCTTTTGAAGACTCGTTCTTGAATGACTCGAATGATCACTACATGAACGGCAACTCTAAGGGCGACCTGCCTGAGGAGCAGATCTTTGGGCAGACTATCAACCGACAATATGTGCTTTCTATCTTGCTGGATGTCATGAATCCCAACGATTTTGCGCCAGAAGATACCATCTATCTTGACATGTTTATCGCACGAAATCTTCCCAAGTTCCCTCAGTACCTCCTCTTTTCAGGCACAACATTGTCGCGTGTTTTGACTGGACTATGCAACTACCCCGGTCAGGATTTGGCGGAGGATGCACAGCTCAGTGCTGAGTATCTCCTTTCTATCTATCATCCATCAGACATGCCAGACTTGATGCCACTGTTCAAGAACGCAGGGTTTTATCGCATTCTGAAACGCATATACAAGACAGACAAGCAGTACGACAACCTCGTGCAGACCTATTTCGAGGACCCAGAGGATCAGGAACTGGTGTTTGACTGTCTGCGCGAGTGTCTACGACCTCAGTCAGGACTTACCGGACGTCAGACCCAAGAGGTGCTCAAGGTTGTTAGGGGGCATGCACGGGActtgcttgagcttgagccCACGCTCACGGCAAAGACACTCGCCGAGCAAGACGTGGCGCTTCACCAGCACGTGATCGACTCGGCACAGGATGCACCAGACTTGCAGCACACATATCTTAAGACTCTTTTGGAGCCGGAGGAGCCCACAGCAGACACAAGATTGACTGCCGCTCGTGACCTGGTAGAACAATACGTACAGCTCATGTGTAAGTTTGAGCCGTCTCACGTCTCAGACTATGTCGGCATTGTGCAGTCGGCCGACTTGAGATTGGAGAAGCTCCTGCCTACAATGGAGGACACGGGCGTCATCGACGCAGCCGTGGTACTGATGGCTCGTGAAGGTCAAGTCAAGGATGCCATGGACCGACTTGTAAAGCATCTCAAGACGCTTGAATCGGCCATGCATGGGCTCTTGACTGGTGCCGAGGAACGAAATTCGGGACCAAGTCTTGGCTACGCGGCGGAAGAACTCTTCGAGGGTCTTCAGAAGTATGTCCATGTCGGTATATGGCTGTGTCAAGGCCAGACCAAGTCTTTGTCTAAAAGGTCCAAGGTGGTCCAAAGGGGTTCCAAGCCAGCAGTTGAGACACTGTCTTCCGACGAGGCTCTCTGGCTGAGTCTGATCGAGGCATGTGTGCAGATTACAAAGGACCTGTCTCCTGCACTGAACTCTGCTGCTGAGCAAAACACCAGTGATGATGAATTTGATGAGGAGAAGCTCGTGGCTCTCTTGCGCTCACTGGTTCAGCACACATTCACGGCGCTGCTCACAACTACGTCAAGTCAGACAACCTCGCAACCAGGGTCGAAACTCCTATCGAATGCTGGCTCCAACTTGTCTTTCCTACGTATACTGAGGGCGTTTTTGACACAGGCGGCTGCTTCATCGCCAAACTTGGCAGATCTACGAGGTGTGCTTGCATCTATCTTTTCGGCGTATGCATACGAGGAGTCGATATTGAAGTTGTCGAACCGTCTATTGGAACGTAGTTTGTTCGTGGACGTCAACCAATCAGTCGAGCTCCGTCAACGTGGTTGGAGGCCAAGAGGATCAACCTGCGAGGCATGCAGTCGAAGGGTGTGGGGACCTGGCGTTGCGGGAACATCGGTGTTTGAAGCATGGGAGGATAAACAAGCCATTGAGGAAAAGAGGAGGAAAGAAAGACAGGCCGATGCAGCCGAGCGTGCCAAGGGAGATGGCGGCGAAACAGACCTCAAGGCTAAGG CAAACATGTCTCTCAGCtctgatgaagaggatgagattCTCTCAGATGCTCAATCAGAAGGTTCCTCGGAAGAAGACTCTCCTCCGCGTCAACTATCACAAAATCTATTCGCACCTCCATTTTACGGGCGACCACCTACGCCTTTACCCCCTTCACCATCACTTACTTCTCTTCTTCGCCCTTCACGTCCAACAACGCCGGATGCATCCGACGACGATGCAATCGCGCCTGTGCCCCGCGCAGCGCCAAAGGTGCCCACGTACGAGTACTACGGCTTCGTACTGTATCTTTTCAGCAGCCTGACATTTCTCATCTATCTCCTCTGGGGCTACCTCCCGTCTCCCTTTCTCCACGCCCTGGGTATTGAATACTACCCCAACAGGTGGTGGGCGCTCGCCATCCCAGCATTTATAGTCATGACCGTCGTTTACATTTATGTGGCGCTTGCGGCGTACAACACGGAAATGCTCACAGTGCCGCTGTCAAGCGTGGAGACGGTGGTTGATGGCGCGGGAAAGTTGGCAGAAATCGATGCCAAGGGGAGACTCAAGGGGAGCAGGAACAGGGAGAGAAAGGTTCAGGCGGACGGGAGATTAAGATGGAGGGAGATTTGGAGCGAGGGCACAGATGCGGTGATGGATATTCCGCTGGCGGGAGTTTGTGAGGTTTTGTATGGAGAAGGGCGAGATGAGGAAGGatatgttgatgatgattag